CACCGGCTGGCCAATCCGCCGCTGCTGGTGCCGGTGCTGCGCGCCGGGCTGGGCATGGTGGACCAGGCGCACGCGCTGATTCCCGAGGCGCGGGTGGGCTTCGTCGGGGTCGCCCGCGACGAGGAAACGCTCAAGCCCACACCGTATCTGGAGTCGCTGCCGGACGACCTGAGCGATCAGCCGGTGTTCGTGCTCGACCCGATGCTGGCCACCGGCGGGTCGATGGTGCACACCCTGCAGTTGTTGCAGTGCCGCAACGCCACCGACATCACCGCGATCTGCGTGGTGGTCGCGCCACAGGGACTGGCCGCGGTGGAGAAGGTCGCGCCCGGCATCCGGTTGTTCACCGCGACCATCGACCAGGGGCTCAACGAGATCGCCTACATCGTGCCGGGTCTCGGTGACGCGGGTGACCGCCAGTTCGGGCCCCGGTAACAGCCGCGCGGGGTCCTGTCACAGCCCGTACTGCTGCAGCGAATCGAGCACCGTGTCCTGCACTCGACGGGCCCGTGCTCGTGCCGCGGCCAGGTCGCTGACGTCGGCGCAGCGAACCTCGATGTAGCACTTGACTTTCGGCTCGGTGCCCGACGGGCGCACCGCCACCCGCACCGAGGTCTCGCCGTCGCCGCCGGCCAGGATCACCGCATCGGTGCGCAGCGGGCCGGTCTCGGCCGACAGATCGGTCATCGTGACGGCGTGGCCGGCCAGGCGGTCGGGCGGCGCGGCGCGCAACCGGGCCATCAGCGCCGCGGCCTCGTCGAGGTCGGCCACCCGCCGCGACCGGGCGGTGGTGGTGTGCACCCCGTGGCGGCGCGCCAGCTCGTCGAGCGCGTCGAGCACGGTGCGGCCGCGGAGCTTGAGCGCGGCGACCAGATCGCACACCAGCACCGCGGCGCTGATGCCGTCCTTGTCGCGCACCGCCGACGGGTCCACGCAGTGCCCGATCGCCTCCTCGTAGGCGTAGACCAGGGTGTGTCCGGGCAGGCCCTGATCGGCGCGGGCCAGCCACTTGAACCCGGTCAGCGTCTCGACATGGCGCGCACCGTGGTCGGCCGCGATCGCCGCCAGCATGCGCGACGACACCACGCTGCTGGCCACCACGGTGGCCGCCGCCACCGGGCCGGGATCGATCTGCGTCAGCAGGTAATCGCCGAGCAGCCAACCGGTTTCGTCTCCGGTCAGCATCCGCCAGCCGTCCGGGGTGGGCACCCCGACCGCGCACCGGTCGGCGTCGGGATCCAGCGCGATCGCGACCTCGGCGTCGACTTCGGCGGCCAGCCGCAGCAGCGCGTCGGTGGCGCCTGGCTCCTCCGGGTTGGGGAACGTCACGGTGGGGAAGTCCGGGTCGGGGGCGAATTGCTCCTCGACGACGTGGACGTCGCCGAAGCCGGCCCGCGCCAGCGCGTCGAGGGCGAACTCGCCGCCCACACCGTGCAGCGGGGTGAGCGCGATCCGCACCGACCCGTGGCTGCGCCGCACCTGCGCTGCCCGCTCGACATAGCGCTGCACGTCGTCGACACCGGTGGGCACCACCGGCTTACGGGGTATCTCGTCGGCGTAGGGGGCCGCGGCCATCGCGGCCTCGATCTCGCGGTCGATCGGCGGCACGATCGGAAAGCCGTCCTGCCAGTACACCTTGAACCCGTTGTCCGACGGCGGATTGTGCGACGCGGTGATCTGAATGCCCGCCACCGCCGGCGCATGCCGCACCGTGAACGCCACCACCGGGGTGGGCACTGCGGCGAACATCAGCCGCACTGTGAACCCCTGGGCAGCAAGCACTTCGGCGGTGGCCAGGGCGAACTCGTCGGATCCGTGCCGGGCGTCGCGGCCCACCACCACCTCGTGTCCGCCGAGCCCCCGGTCCTTGAGCACCTTGGCGACGGCCCAGGTGGCCCGCATCACCACCGCAAGGTTCATGCCGTTGGGCCCGGCCCGTAGCGGACCGCGCAGCCCGGCGGTGCCGAAGGTCAGCGGGCGGGCGAACCGCTCCTCGAGCTCTTCGGGGCTGCACGCGGCCAGTTCGGCGGCGCTGGCCGGGTCCGGATCGTGGGCGATCCACTCCTGCGCGGTCGGTGCGGTCCGCGTCTCCGTCATGCCGGTAGTGTGCCCGCTTTGGTTTCGGCGTACGCGTATGGCCGCGGCTCCCGGGGCGATGAACACCGCCGCCGGTCCCGGCCGAGGCCTGCCGAATACTGGATGGCGATGACGAGGACGGCGCTGCGGTGGGCGCTGCTGGCGGCGGTGACCTATCCGCTCACGCGGTGGGGCGTCCCGTCGGCGGCGCTGTTCGCCGCCCTGGTGGTCGGCGCCGCCCTCGCGTTGGCGTCGCTGGCGCCGGCCCAGGTGCCCCGGCGGCTCGGGGTGGCCGCGCAGGGCGTGCTGGGCGTCTTCATCGGCACCATGGTGCACCGCGACGCCGCCGACGCCCTGGGCCCGGACTGGCCGATCGTGCTGGCCATCGCGGCGGCGACGCTGCTGCTCAGCGTGGTGTGCGGGGCCCTGCTGGCGCTGCACCGCGACGTCAGCACGCTGACCGGATCCCTGGCCCTGGTCGCGGGCGGGGCGTCCGGGCTGGTCGCGATCACCCGGGAACTCGGCGGTGACGACCGGGTCGTCTCGGTCGTGCAGTACCTGCGGGTCGGTCTGATCACCGCGTCGATGCCGGTGGTGGTGGCGCTGATCTACCACGTCGACAGCGCCCCGGCGGAGGTCGTCGACGACGGCGACGCCGCGCCCTGGTACCTGAGCCTGGCGCTGCTGGTCGCGCTCGTGGCCGTGGGCGGCGCGCTGGCTCGGCGGGTCCGGATGCCCGGCGCGGGGCTGCTCGGGCCGTTGGCGTTGACCGTACTGCTGGAGTTGACCGGCCTGTCGTTCGGGTTGGCCGTGCCGGCGCTGCTGGTGCAGGTCGGCTACGTGGTGGTCGGCTGGCAGGCCGGGCTGGCGTTCACCCGGGAGTCGCTGCGCACGGTCGGGCGGATCCTGCCGACGGCGATCGCGCTGATCGTGCTGCTCGGTGTGGTCAGCGCGGGGCTCGGGGTGGTGCTCGCGCGCGTGGCCGGGCTCACACCGCTGGAGGGATACCTGGCCACCAGCCCGGGCGGGGTGTATGCGGTGCTGGCGACGGCGGTCGAGACCGGCGCCAACGTCACGTTCGTCATCGCCGCTCAGGTCGTGCGCATTCTGCTGATGCTGTTCGGGGCGCCGGTGCTGGCCCGGATCGCGGTCCGCATCGACCGTCGCCGCGCCCGCCGGTCGCGCCACGCCGGGACCGTCAGAGCCGGGCGATGACCTGCGACAGCAGCGCACCCATCCGCGCCGCCGACCGACGGCCCGCGGCCAGCACCTCCTCGTGGTTGAGCGGCTGCCCGGTCATCCCGGCCGCCAGGTTGGTCACCAGCGACACCCCCAGCACCGCGGCACCGGCCGCCCGGGCGGCGATCGTCTCGTGCACCGTCGACATCCCCACCAGATCCGCGCCCAGCGTGCGCAGCATCCGGATCTCGGCCGGGGTCTCGTACT
The window above is part of the Mycolicibacterium hassiacum DSM 44199 genome. Proteins encoded here:
- a CDS encoding AbrB family transcriptional regulator; this translates as MTRTALRWALLAAVTYPLTRWGVPSAALFAALVVGAALALASLAPAQVPRRLGVAAQGVLGVFIGTMVHRDAADALGPDWPIVLAIAAATLLLSVVCGALLALHRDVSTLTGSLALVAGGASGLVAITRELGGDDRVVSVVQYLRVGLITASMPVVVALIYHVDSAPAEVVDDGDAAPWYLSLALLVALVAVGGALARRVRMPGAGLLGPLALTVLLELTGLSFGLAVPALLVQVGYVVVGWQAGLAFTRESLRTVGRILPTAIALIVLLGVVSAGLGVVLARVAGLTPLEGYLATSPGGVYAVLATAVETGANVTFVIAAQVVRILLMLFGAPVLARIAVRIDRRRARRSRHAGTVRAGR
- a CDS encoding phospho-sugar mutase, whose amino-acid sequence is MTETRTAPTAQEWIAHDPDPASAAELAACSPEELEERFARPLTFGTAGLRGPLRAGPNGMNLAVVMRATWAVAKVLKDRGLGGHEVVVGRDARHGSDEFALATAEVLAAQGFTVRLMFAAVPTPVVAFTVRHAPAVAGIQITASHNPPSDNGFKVYWQDGFPIVPPIDREIEAAMAAAPYADEIPRKPVVPTGVDDVQRYVERAAQVRRSHGSVRIALTPLHGVGGEFALDALARAGFGDVHVVEEQFAPDPDFPTVTFPNPEEPGATDALLRLAAEVDAEVAIALDPDADRCAVGVPTPDGWRMLTGDETGWLLGDYLLTQIDPGPVAAATVVASSVVSSRMLAAIAADHGARHVETLTGFKWLARADQGLPGHTLVYAYEEAIGHCVDPSAVRDKDGISAAVLVCDLVAALKLRGRTVLDALDELARRHGVHTTTARSRRVADLDEAAALMARLRAAPPDRLAGHAVTMTDLSAETGPLRTDAVILAGGDGETSVRVAVRPSGTEPKVKCYIEVRCADVSDLAAARARARRVQDTVLDSLQQYGL
- the upp gene encoding uracil phosphoribosyltransferase, producing the protein MDVRVVDHPLAAARLTTLRDENTDNAAFRAALRDLTLMLVYEATRNAATEQVPVRTPVAETTGHRLANPPLLVPVLRAGLGMVDQAHALIPEARVGFVGVARDEETLKPTPYLESLPDDLSDQPVFVLDPMLATGGSMVHTLQLLQCRNATDITAICVVVAPQGLAAVEKVAPGIRLFTATIDQGLNEIAYIVPGLGDAGDRQFGPR